One stretch of Acanthochromis polyacanthus isolate Apoly-LR-REF ecotype Palm Island chromosome 16, KAUST_Apoly_ChrSc, whole genome shotgun sequence DNA includes these proteins:
- the LOC110972343 gene encoding 2-aminomuconic semialdehyde dehydrogenase-like — protein MSEGSKGSLLVLENFIGGKFVSCQKHIESFDPSTGEVYCLIPDSGPQEVDVAVAAAKDAFPDWSSRSPEARAQILNKLADLLEKNLEELAKAESRDQGKPVSLARSLDIPRSAYNFRFFSSSMLHHLNDCSPMNHLSSLSYTQRCPVGVAGLISPWNLPLYLLTWKIAPAIAAGNTVVAKPSEMTSVTAWMMCKLMQEAGVPPGVVNIVFGSGPRAGEALVGHPDVPLISFTGSTVTAQRITERSAPYCKKLSLELGGKNPAVIFADADLERCIETTVRSSFSNQGEICLCTSRIYVERSLYPEFLQRFVAAAKKWKTGVPSDPSSNNGALISKEHLEKVRGFVSLAKSEGAVIHCGEGVDRLDLPEPNRSGYFMPTTVISGVSDTSRVMQEEIFGPVTCISPFDSEEEAVSRANGVRYGLSATVWSRDVEKVHRVAQKIQAGLVWTNCWLIRDLNLPFGGMKNSGVGREGGKDSYHFFTEVKTITIKH, from the exons ATGTCTGAAGGTTCTAAAGGTTCTCTTCTGGTTCTGGAGAACTTCATCGGAGGGAAGTTCGTCTCCTGTCAGAAGCACATCGAGTCCTTCGATCCGTCCACTGGAGAAGTTTACTGTCTGATCCCAGACAGCGGACCACAGGAG GTGGACGTTGCCGTGGCAGCAGCTAAAGACGCCTTCCCTGATTGGTCGAGTCGCAGCCCTGAAGCCAGAGCTCAGATCCTGAACAAGCTGGCCGACCTGCTGGAGaaaaacctggaggagctggccAAGGCCGAGTCCAGAGACCAGG GTAAACCCGTCTCCTTGGCTCGTTCTCTGGACATCCCTCGCTCGGCGTATAACTTCCGTTTCTTCTCGTCTTCCATGCTCCACCACCTGAACGACTGCAGCCCCATGAACCACCTGAGCTCCCTGAGCTACACCCAGCGCTGCCCGGTGGGCGTCG ccgGCCTGATCAGCCCCTGGAACCTCCCCCTCTACCTGCTCACCTGGAAGATCGCACCTGCCATCGCCGCCGGCAACACGGTGGTGGCCAAACCCAGCGAGATGACGTCAGTGACGGCCTGGATGATGTGCAAGCTGATGCAGGAGGCCG GTGTTCCTCCAGGTGTGGTCAACATCGTGTTCGGTTCCGGTCCCAGAGCCGGTGAAGCCCTGGTCGGTCATCCCGACGTCCCATTGATCTCCTTCACCGGCTCCACAGTAACGGCCCAGCGAATCACGGAGCGCAGCGCCCCCTACTGTAAGAAGCTCAGCCTGGAGCTGGGAGGGAAAAACCCGGCGGTCATCTTCGCTGACGCAGACCTGGAGCGATGCATTGAGACCACGGTCCGGTCCAGCTTCTCCAACCAG gGAGAAATCTGTTTGTGCACCAGCAGGATCTACGTAGAACGAAGTCTTTACCCCGAGTTCCTGCAGAGGTTTGTGGCTGCAGCTAAGAAATGGAAAACCGGCGTTCCATCCGACCCGAGCAGCAACAACGGAGCTCTGATCAGCAAAGAACACCTGGAGAAG GTCCGTGGTTTCGTGTCTCTGGCTAAGTCTGAAGGCGCTGTGATCCACTGTGGTGAAGGCGTCGACCGGCTGGATCTACCGGAACCCAACCGCTCCGGGTACTTCATGCCGACCACCGTGATCTCCGGGGTTTCCGACACATCCAGGGTCATGCAGGAGGAGATCTTCGGTCCGGTCACCTGCATCAGTCCCTTCGACTCCGAGGAAGAAGCCGTCTCCAGAGCTAACGGCGTCCGCTACGGCCTCTCCGCCACCGTCTGGTCCAGAGACGTGGAGAAGGTCCACCGAGTGGCCCAGAAGATCCAGGCTGGTCTGGTCTGGACCAACTGCTGGCTGATCCGAGACCTGAACCTGCCCTTTGGAGGCATGAAGAACTCCGGAGTGGGACGGGAAGGAGGGAAGGATTCGTATCACTTCTTCACCGAGGTCAAGACCATCACCATCAAACACTGa